A region of the Aerosakkonema funiforme FACHB-1375 genome:
AGATGAGCGAACAACTTCAACTTCCACCCACTGGCGCTATTCAAACCCTGCGGGAAATGGTAACGGGAACGTGGTTTGAATATCCAATCCGTGTACAACCTCACCACACCGACTATTCAGGCAACGTTTGGCACGGTTCTTACATTGCTTGGATGGAAGAAGCACGGGTAGAATGTTTGCGATCGATTGGCATTGAATTTGCGGATTTGGTAGCTTTGGGTTGCGATCTACCTGTGGTAGAACTTACCGTGCGCTATCATCGCCCCCTGCGAATGGGAATGACTGCAAAAGTTAAGGCGCGAATGGCAGAAATCGACGGCGTGCGCCTCAATTGGGATAACCAAATTCAGTCCTTAGATGGAGAAGAACTATATTTATCGGCGCGGGTAACGTTGGTAGCAGTCGATCGCGAAAAAGGTAAGATTATGCGCCAATTGCCACCAGCAGTAAAAGATGCCTTAGTCAGACTTTCCACCAAATTGTAAATGCTTTAAGACACTCTCTTTACCTGAAATAAAGGGAGTATTTTTTATGTGCTTATTTGTCAGTTACTGCTTGCCAAAATGCTTGGGGAATATAAATAATCTGCTGCCAAAGCTGATTGGGGCCAATGCCAAAGAATAACTGCAAAATCAAAACTATTATAGCGATAGTAATAGCAGTTTTAATAGTTGCTTTCACTACTTTAAGCAACAAGGTAAACACTAAACCAGCTACAACTATAGCAGCAATCCAAATAATTAGATCTATTGGCATAATTTGATTTATCAATACATAAAAGCGTAGTACCCAGCCAGCTATTTTCCACTATAGCTGGTAATTGTCAGGGAAGGGGCTCTAACTGCTGCTAGTAAGAACGCGATCGTAAGCAGTATTGCGGTTACATTGACCTACCAGTCTCAAAAACCGGGTTTGACAGCACAAACACAAGATAGTCTTTTTTGTTACATAACTCTAGTTACCTCCTCAGCAACAGCTGAAATCACGACTGGATCATAAATATGTAAATTT
Encoded here:
- a CDS encoding acyl-CoA thioesterase, yielding MSEQLQLPPTGAIQTLREMVTGTWFEYPIRVQPHHTDYSGNVWHGSYIAWMEEARVECLRSIGIEFADLVALGCDLPVVELTVRYHRPLRMGMTAKVKARMAEIDGVRLNWDNQIQSLDGEELYLSARVTLVAVDREKGKIMRQLPPAVKDALVRLSTKL